The Fimbriimonadaceae bacterium nucleotide sequence CGATCAGTTCACCAAATGCGTGCTGCTGCCTCAGGGAGCGTTTGCACGATTCCTACACGACTCAGGGGCAGAACGCAATGAGTTATTGCGCAAGCTGATGAGCCTGGAGATCTACTCCCAGCTTCGGCACCGCGCCGTGAATCGGGCCAACTGCCTCAGGAGTGCTCTGCAACTCAAGCAGGGTGAACTCCAGGGAATCGGCGATTTCTCTAGTGCAGGCCTCAAGGCTGCTGAAGAAAGGTCGGCTGTTCTAACTGACCTGTTCGATCGAGTCGACCTTAGTTGGAAGAAGATCGAGGATCTGGAAAGGGAGCGGTTGCGAGCAAGGAGCGAAGCAACTGCTGCAGGCAAGGACTTGGAGTTGCTCGGAAAAGTCGCCATCCCTCCCGAAGTCACAGCTATCTCCGAAACCATTGCCAGAGCCCAAACAAACTTGGAAGTGGCAACGAAGAACGTCGCTGCCGCTCGTGAAACTGTTACAAAGAACCAAGAGATTAGGGACAGGCTCCCTCCCATCGATAGCCTGAAAACACAGATCGGTAGCTATGAAAAGCTGACGACCTCCGAAGCTGACCTAAAGAAGCTCGAGCGAGAGGTCAGTGCCGCAACTGAGGCCAGAGATGGTGCAGTGGCAAAGGAGAAAGCTGCCTCAGAACGCTTGGACGCGTGTAGGACGAAGTTCGAGCTAATCAAGACCTCTCATCAGGGATTTACAGTAGCAAAGCGCCTGAGCGTAGGTGATCCATGCCCTGTTTGCGGAGGGTCGTTCGAACGTTGCCCGACGGAAGAGCCTGAAGACTACAAAACCGCACAAGAAGAAGCCAAGGCTGCAGAAGAAGAGCATGGGAAGATCTTTAAAGCCGTTGTTGAAGCCGAATCACAGGTTAAAAGCAGGAGTGGTCTGCTGACACAGAAACAGGGGGAGGTCCGTGCACAGCTAGAGGAGATTAGTTCCTTGCCAGGAATTGCTGATTTAAAAGCGGCGCTTGCCGATGCGGAAAGAGCGCAGGAGGCCTGCGACGTGGCTCAACGGGCACTCGTCCAAGCCCTCGAGGACGAGGGAACGCGACGAGCAGAACTGGAAACAGCCAGATCTGCAGCCACAATAGTAGCCAGCCAACTCACCGAAACAAAGCAGAGCTTGGTCCACCTCAATCCACCCAGCGACCTTCCGGACGATCCCGCCAAGGGATGGCAAAATCTGCACGATTGGGCGAAGACCACCACAGAACGCGTCGAAACAAGGGCCACGGACGCCCTAACTCTTGCCACAGAGTCGGAAATGCAGCGAGAAGCCCTAGAGAAAGGGCTTTGCGAAGAAGCGGCGAAAGTGGGCGTTCTGCCCGACGACAGGAATATCCGGGATTGTTGCATGGAGGCGCTTTCCAGTGCCAAGCAGCATCTTACAAACTATGGTGCCAGCTTGGAGCGCGCCAAAGCGATCCGAAATGAAATCAAGGAACTAGAAGCCGACGAGCGGGTCTACCGAAAACTCTCGGAGCATCTAAAGACAAACCGTTTCGAGACATGGCTGCTGAACCGATCGTTCCGCGAGCTATGCGATCTTGCTTCTGTCAAGCTCTGCGAGTTGTCTATGGGGCAGTACTCCCTTGGGGTCACCGACGCTAACGACTTCCAGATCATTGACCATGCGAACGCTGACGAGCGGCGCTCAGTCAAATCCCTCTCCGGAGGGGAGACATTCCTCGCCTCCCTGAGCCTTGCCCTTGCGCTGGCCGAAGGAGTTTCCTCCCGTTCGGCTACCGGAGCGCGCCTAGAGTCACTCTTCCTCGACGAAGGCTTCGGCACACTCGACTCGGAAACACTCGAAACCGTGGCGGGAGCGGTGGAAGAGCTTGGATCCAAGGGTCGGATGATCGGAGTTGTTACCCACGTCCGTGACTTTGCCGAACGTCTTCCCGTCAGATTCGAAGTCCGAAAAGATACTGGCGGGTCGAAGGTAGAGCGGGTGCAGGTTTGAGATTCTCGGTCGAGCAGTGGCAGCCAGAGTTCGGATCTCCTATGGAGGCTATGAATGATGAAGCCTCCCCGCAGGCCATTGACCTGGACGTTGAAGTCTCATCCAGCGAGTGGCGACCCATTGCTGCGCGTCCAGAAGCTGCGATTTCACGGATCAAGTTCATCGACGGAGTTCGACGAATTGATGCCCGGGTGTGGATCGAGCGAGAAACCGACGTCCTTCTGGGTCTTTGTGCGTCGTGTGCCGCCGGCGTGGTCTGCTGTGATGGGGCGGCAGAGATTGAGCAGGCTATCGTAAAAAGGCTCCTCATTACTCCTTCACCTGAGGGTGCCCTCGTCACGAAGCACGCAAACTATGCCCCACGTGCAGCTTCGGACGATCGGCTCGATAGCCTATTGAACGGCCTTGCTGCCGGTCTTAGCGCACTGGAGGTCGAGGTGGCCGCAACTAGCGGATCATCGGATATGACCGTGATCGACGGACCCTTACGGGGGCGAGAGCAGATACCAGGGGCCATTGGATACATCAAAAGCCACCGTGTCGGCTATCTTACGCCTGAGTTGAACTCGTTGCTTAGAAATCTTGGCGCGCGTGAACGCAGCCCTGTCTTTCTCGTTGAGACCAGTTGGACTCGCTATTCATGGTACATGAGGCTGGAAGAAGCTGTCGGTCATCCGTGGGCTGGAATTGTGCGCTGCGAAGCACCCGCAACGAATTCACGCTATGAAGTCGTCGGTCTCGCTGACGCTGCCGTTGCTACATTTCCGCGATTCGCATCTGAGCCCCACAAGGATGGTCGGGCACCGCAGAACCTATACCCCATCAAAGGTCTTGAGAATTGTCTTCGTAGTCGGCTTGGCAGTGCTGAACTTCTCTATCGCTCAATTGGGCTGGCATCGAGCCTGGTCCCTTGAGGCCTTACGTTCTGCGTGTCAAACAGTCTTCGTCCGTCGCGCACGCGAGACAGGAAGCTTTTGGTGCGGTGATCGGCACGGACCTGAATGTCTACTAGATGATGGCTTGACTCCGCTACAAGTTCGAAGTGCGTCCACTAATCTCCACCAGATCCCACCGGATCAGGACGGTCCCTAAGGTTGGTTCCTTGCCGGAAGGCCCTTAAGCGCCGTTACTGCCGCAAGTCGCCTAGGATGCCCCGGCCCGTGACGCCTCCGACATCGGTGCACGTTTCCTCGATGCACGCCATGAGGGGATTGGAGAAAGGCGTCGTCCAGAGCGTCCTGTACTGGAGCTGGGCGCCTGCCTGTGACGAAGTGCCGATGCCGCCTGGGTCGTGGTTGGACGCCCCGGTGACGGGGCCTGGCCCTAACTTCTTGAACGGGCCAGTCCGGCGCCCAGCCCGACCGTTGGTCGACCTCTCCTGACCAGGACGCTCCGCGCCCGCTTGCTGCGTCCCTCAGGATAAAGAGTCATGTACGAAAGCAAGAAGCAGCCGCTTTTGCCGCGAGGGGACTTCAATGCCCGCGTTGCCCGCCATATCGCCTTCGCACTGGGAATCATCGCGGCGGCGCTCGGGATCGGCGTGCTGGGCTACCACTATATTGCCGGGCTGGAGTGGGTGGACGCCCTTCTCGACGCCTCGATGATCCTGGGGGGAATGGGGCCGGTCAGCAAGCTGCCCACGGACGGGGCAAAAGTGTTCGCCTCGGTCTACGCGCTCTTTTCCGGCCTGGCGTTCATCGGGATCATGGGCGTCGTGCTCGCTCCCTTCGCCCACCGGATCATGCACCGCTTCCATGTGGAAGAGGGGGAGTAGCCGAGGCTGGCTTCCGAGGTAGAAAGAGACATGCCTAACAAGCACTTCACCACGGAGCAAGCCAAAGAGATCGGGGAGGCCCTCGGCATCGATTGGAGCCGGTTCGATGTGGAGCAGTTCCGCATGGGGATGGACGTCGAGCTGGAGCACGGGAGCCGCGACCCCGCGACGGACGTGACCGGGAACGACCCCGTACTGACGGGCAAGATCGCGCTCGCCCATCTCAACGAGTTTCCCGACTACTACACACGCCTCGACAAGATGGAACGCGAGGCTGAAGCGGGCGGCTGAACCCCGCCGTCAGATCGGCCCGTCGTGGACGCAGTCCACGGCTTATTGGAGGGGGACCGATGCGGCTGTCATGGCGGGCGTCAGTAAGAGGAATGGTGTCATCTTTTCTTCATCCGTGACGCGGGCTGGTGCGGCGGGTCTAACACACTCCCTTTAGCGATTGCCCCAAACCGACGAGAACCTTCATGGGGGCCTAGTACCGAGATGCATAATTATGCGAGTGACGTGCATAATATGCATCTAGTGGAAACCAAGGAGGCCAGGCACGCGTTTATCCGTTCTTCGCTCGCGACGCGGCAGATCACGAGCCAACTCATGCTCGTGCGCGAGCTGACGAGGGCCGGGTTCTCCGTGACCCAGAGCAGCGTCAGCCGCGACTTGGCCGAGCTCGGCGTGGCAAAGGCGAACGGCAAGTACGTGCTGCAGGACGTCCCCTCCATCGGAGTGGAATCCTGCGTCGCGGCCGGGCCGAACTTGCTGGTGCTGCGAACCGGAATCGGGGCGGCGCAGGCGGTGGCCTATCGCTTGGACCAGCTCAACCTCTCCGAGATCGTGGGGACGATCGCGGGCGACGACACGATCTTCGTCGCCTGCGCCTCGCGGAAAGACCAAGAGGCGATCCAGAGGGCACTCGGGGTCGGGCAATGAAAGTCGCCCTGGCCTATTCGGGCGGCCTGGACACGACCTGGTGCATCCCCGTCCTTCGCGACGCCGGGTTCGAGGTCGTCACGGTGACGGTCGACGTCGGCGGCCTCACGCTGGAGGATCTGCAAGAAGCGGCCACGCGGAGCAAGAAGCTCGGTGTGAAGGAGCATGTGGTCGTGGAGGCCGCGGAAGCGTTCTTCGACGAGATCGTGCGATACCTGATCGCCGGCAACGTCCTGCGGGGCGGCTCCTATCCGCTGTGCGTCGGGGCGGAGCGGGCGCTCCAGGCGCGGGAAGTGGCCAAGATCGCGCGCGAAGCGGGTGCGCAGGCGGTGGCCCACGGGTGCACGGCCGCCGGGAACGACCAGTTTCGGTTCGAAACCGCCCTTCGCACCCTCGCTCCAGAGCTCGACGTGCTTGCCCCGGTGCGGGACAAGGCGCCGAGCCGGGGCGACCAGGTCGCGCTTCTCGGCCGGCTCGGGCTTGAATTCCCGGCCGGCAAAGCCAAGTACAGCATCAATTCGGGCCTCTGGGGCGTGACCATCGGGGGCGAGGAGACGACCGGCACGGAGCGGTCCATCCCCGAAGAGGCCTGGCAACGCACACGCGGGGCGTTCGAATCGGCCAAGCCTCCGACGAACCACAGGGTCCGTTTCCACGAGGGGGTCCCGGACGCCCTGGACGGTCGCGCCATGTCGCCGGTGCGCCTGATCGGCGAGCTGGACGCGCTCGCCGCCAGCTATGGCATCGGCCGCGGGATCCACCTGGGCGAGACGATCCTCGGGATCAAAGGCCGGGTCGCGTTCGAAGCGCCGGCGGCGACCGTGCTCGTCACGGCCCACCGCGAGCTCGAAAAACTGACCCTCACGAAGCGCCAGCAATCGCTGAAGGACTTGGTGGGGGCGTTCTACGGCGAGTGGGTGCACGAGGGCCTCTTCACGGAGCCGGCGGCCCGCCAGGCGGAGGCGCTCTTCCGGGAGAGCCAGCGTCACGTCACGGGCGAGGTGAGCTTCGAGCTGCGCCCTGGCTCCCTTTTCGTGACGGGCGTCAACTCACCCCATTCGATGCATGCGGCCTCCCGCGCCGTCTATGGCGAGGCGGCCGGAGAATGGACGCCCGAAGACGCGAAGGGCTTCGCCCGGCTTCACGGCCTCTCGGGCATCCTCTTTTCGCGGTCGGAGGGGGCGTCGTGAGGCCCGTCATCCTGGACAAGATCGCGTCGGTCGCGCTGAACTGCGGGTTGCGCCGCGAAGTGCGCGTTTGCGACGAATATCGCTGCCGGGAGGGGGACGTGGTCGCCGTCCGGCTCTTGACGAGCAAGCCCAACTACAACTCGCTGGAGCTCGTCACGGGGCGCATGTCCACTCTCAAAAAAGGCGACGTTTTTGTCGGGGCGCTTGGCCATAGGAACGCGGTGCAGGGATACGCCGGGGTGGTCCCTAAAACTTTAGCGACCGGCGACGAGATCAACCTCCTGAACCTGGGCGGGGTGTTGGGAGTTTGCGAGTCCTATTCGCCTTTGGTCGGCACTCCGCACATCTGCGAAGTCATTGGGGGGGTGCTCTCGTTTCCGGACCTCCACTCTCGCCGAGGGGTGCCCGCGAACATCGCCTCGAACTGTCCCGAGTTAGATGATAAATTAAACTCGGATTGTGCGCCGATCATTGCCGTCGTCGGAACGAGCATGAACAGTGGGAAGACAGAAGCCTGTCTCACAATAATCCAGCAACTCGTCCATTCCGGATATCACGTTAACGCGGCTAAGACGACGGGCGTAAGCCTCCGGAGAGATATCTTAGGTATGGAGGACGCGGGCGCGCGGGAAGTCTCGATCTTTACCGATTTTGGAGTCGTGACGACCCAAGGTAAGAACGCGCCCCAATTGACGAAGACGATGGTGAACCGATTGAGCCAGTCGAAACCGGACGTCATCGTGCTGGAGCTTGGAGACGGCCTCATCGGCGAGTATGGCGTGAGGGAGATCTTGGGCGATCCAGAAATCGCTAAGGCTTTGCGAGCGATCGTGCTTTGCGCGTCCGACCCGGTGGGTGCTTTGGGCGGGGTCTCCGTGCTTCAGGATCGTCATGGATTGCGGCCGCACCTCGTCACTGGGCCCGCGACCGACAACACGGCCGGCATCCGGATCGTGGAGCGGGAGACAGGAGTCCTGTCGCTGAACTCGCGCCACCACGGGGACGAGATCGTCGAGAAACTCTTGGAAAGACTAGAGGTGGCACATGCTTAAGAAAACCATACCTTCCATCGTCTTAGGAGGAGCCGGATATGTCGCAGGGGAGATGCTCGGTCTCCTCTTGAACCACCCCTCGTTCTTTGTAGAGACCGTTGTTTCTTCTACGCACCAAGGGGAGCGGGTGGACTGCGTCTTTCCCCACTTAACGGGCGTGGCGGGAGACCAAGTCTTTGCGGAGATCGATTCGTGCGCCGAAAGGTTACAAGGGAAGAGGCAGGTCGCTTTATTCAGCGCGCTTCCCCATGGAGAGTCGGCAAAAATCCTGGACCAAGTTATCGGCCAAAGTCCAGCCGTCCGTGTGCTCGACGTTTCCGCAGACTTTCGATTCTCCGACCCCGACCAATACGAAAGGATTTACGGGAGGCCGCATCCCGCTCCCGATCTCCTGAAGAGGTTTACGTGCGCCTTGCCGGACCTCGCGCGCGGGGACGTCGGCGACCTGGTTTCGCATCCCGGATGCTTCTCGACGGGCATCAGCCTTGGGCTCGCCGGCCTGCGCGAGGGCGACTGGATCGAGCCGGAAGTGCAAGTGAGTGCGGTCACGGGGAGCACGGGCGCCGGGCGCCAACTCGGGCCGGGCACCCACCACCCGCACCGCCAAAGCTCGATGTGGGCCTACCAACCGCTTCACCACCGCCACCAGCCCGAGGTCGAGACGCTGCTGCCTGGTCTCAAGGTCGCGTTCGTGCCTCACTCGGGGCCGTTCTCCCGCGGGATCCACTCCACCATCTTTGCGCGGCTGAAGCGTCGGGCTTCCGCGGAAGAACTCGCGGACGCCTTGGCCGAGTACTACGCATCGACCCCGTTCGTGAAGGTCTCGACCCAGATGCCGACCCTGAAGGAGGTCGTCGGGACGAACCGCTGCCACCTCGGCGTCGCCGTCGCGGACGGCCAGCTCGTGGTGACATCGGTCATCGATAACCTCGTGAAGGGGGCCGCCGGCGGCGCAGTCCAGTGGATGAACCGGCTCTTCAGCCTCGACGAGAAGGAGGGGCTGGTCAATGCCGTTCCTGGCTGGATCTGAACCCGAGCTTTCCGTCTACACGCGGCTGCCGGTCACCTTGGTGCGGGGGCACGGGTGCCGCGTCTGGGACGACCAAGGCAAGGAGTACGTGGACTTTTACGGCGGCCATGCCGTCGCGGCCCTGGGCTATGGCCATCCGGCCCTCGTCTCCGCGATCCAGGCGCAAGTGGCAGAGCTGCTTTTCCAGACAAATGCGGTCGACTTGGCGATCCGCGGCGAAGCGCTTGCCAAGCTCGTCGAGACCGCGCCGCCCCATCTGAGGCGCGCGTTCCTGGTGAACAGCGGGGCCGAGGCGGTCGAGGCCGCGTTGCGACTGGCGTTCCTCAAGACGGGGCGCACACGGGTCACCGCGTTGCGCGGGGCCTTCCACGGGCGGACCGCGGCAGCGGCGGCCATCACCGACGGCAACGACACGTGGTACGGGTTTCCCAACGCGCCGTTCGCGGTGGACTGGGTCGGCCCGGAGGACTTCGACCGGCTAGACGACGTGCTCACGGAAGAGACGGCCGCGTTCATCTTCGAGCCGGTGCAAGGAGTCGCGGGGGCGGTGGACCTTTCGCCGGGCTTCCTTCGACAGGCGGCGCGGCTCTCGGCCGAGCGCGGCGCGCTCCTTATCGCGGACGAGGTCCAGACCGGCATCGGCCGCACCGGGACCCTCTACGCGGTGGAGCAGCTCGGAGTCGCCCCGGACCTCCTCACCACGGCGAAAGGCTTGGGCGGGGGTTTCCCGGTCTCGGCTCTCCTCACCACCGATGAGGTCGGCCGAGTCGCCAAGCCCGGGTCGCTCGGCACGACGTTCGGGGGCGGGCCCGTCGCATGCGCTGCGATGAAGGCGGTCCTCGAGACCGTCAGCGAACCGGCCTTCCTGGCAGGGGTCCGCGAGCGGTCCGCGAAGCTCCGGATGGGGTGCCTCTATGCGGGCGCGCGGCGCGTCACCGGCATGGGATTTCTGCTCGGGGCCCACGTCGGGCGGCCGGTCAAGGACGTGCGGGCGGCGCTCTTGGAGCGCGGCTTCCTCACGGGTGACGCGAAGGATCCCCAGGTCTTGCGGCTCCTCCCCCCGCTGACGGTATCCCTGGAGGAGATCGACGCCTTCTGTTCTGCGCTGGGCGAGGTCTTGGCGTGAGGCACTTCCTCAGCCTCGCGGACTTTAGCCGGGAGGAGGTGCAGGGCCTTGTCGATTTAGCGCGCGCGCTGAAGCGTGAGCCCGTCGGGGAGCGACTGCTCCGCAAAGTGGTCGGCCTGCTCTTTATGAACCCGAGCCTGCGCACCCTTGCGAGCTTCCAGGCCGGAGTCGGCCAGCAAGGCGGGACTTCGTTCGTCGTGCAACCCGGCGCCGGCAGCTGGACGCTCGAACTGGAGGACGGGGCGGTGATGGACGGCAGCGCGGTCGAGCACGTCCGCGAAGCGATCCCGGTGCTGGCCTCCTACTGCGACATTCTCGGGGTCCGGTCGTTCGCGGACCAGGCGGACTTGAGCGCAGACCTCGCGGACGCGCGCATGCGCCGCTTCGCGGACCTGAGCCCGAAGCCCCTCATCAATATGGAGTCGGCGAGCGACCATCCCTGCCAAGCCCTGGCCGATTGGACGACCCTCGACGAACTGGGCGTGCCCCCAGACGGCCATTTCGTGCTTTCCTGGGCGTGGCACCCCAAACCGCTGCCGTACGCCGTCCCCGCCGCCGCCCTCCGCATGGCGGCCCAGCGCGGGATGCGGGTGACCGTGCTCTGCCCGGATGGCTACGCCCTTCCCGAAGACCTGACCAATGCCGCCGCCAGTCTCGGCGCTAGGGAAGTCCGCACGGTCCACGAAGTGGGGGAAGGGATGCGGGGCGCACACGTGCTTTACTGCAAGTCTTGGTGCTCGCCGGAGTTCTATGGCCGGCCCACGGAAGAGGCCGGACACCGCGCGGGCTTGCGCGATTGGTGCGTGAAGGAATCGTGGTTCGAGACCGCACACGAGAGCGCGAAGTTCATGCACTGTCTTCCCGTTAGGAGAAATGTAAAAGTGGCAGACGAAGTCCTCGACGGCCCTCGTTCGGCCGTGCTGCAACAAGCCGAGAACAGGCTTCACGCCCAAAAAAGTGTAATGGTCTCGATAGTGCAAGGGAGCGGGCCTTGGAGCTGATCTCAGTCCAAGGATTGCGGGCAGCCCTGCCCTATATCCGCAAGTTTTCCGGCAGCCTCTTCGTCTTTAAGCTGGGCGGTGAGGCGCTCGAATCGACGAAGCCGCTGGACTCGATCGTCGAGCAACTCACGCTGCTGCACCAGCTGGGCATCCGGTTTGTGGTCGTCCATGGGGGCGGGAGCCAATCGACCGAACTGCTTGGGCGGCTCGGCGTCGCAAGCGAGTTCGTCGACGGGCGCCGCGTGACCAGCGCGGAGGCAATCAAGGGCATGGTGATGTCCCTCAATGGCACGGCGAGGACGGCGATCCTTTCCTCCTGCCGGAGACACCGCCTCCCCGCCATCGGCCTTTCAGGCATCGATGCCGCCATCATCCGCGCCGAGAAACGGCCGCCGACGACCGCGACGAGCGGCGCGCCAGTGGACTACGGCTTCGTCGGCGACGTCCTGGAGGTGGACCCCGCTCCGCTACGGCATTTGCTGGATGCGGGGATCGTCCCGATCGTCAGCTGCCTTGCGGCCGACGACGCGGGCACCGTGCTCAACATCAATGCCGACACGGTCGCTTCCGCCCTGGCGGTGAGCCTGCGGGCGGCCAAGCTCATCGTCCTGATGAAGCCGCGCGGCGTGCTCCAGGACGTCTCGGATCCGCTCTCGCTCCTCTCGGAGCTCACCCTCGCCGAGCTCAAGGGCCTAGAAACCGATCAAAGGCTCAACGGCGGGATGCTGCCGAAGGCGAAGGCGATCGAAGCGGCGATTCTTGGCGGGGTCGGGACCGTGCACCTCATCTCCTATGAGGTTCCAGACTCGATCATGGTCGAGGTGTTCACGAACGAGGGTTGCGGCACCATGGTCGTCGCCGGCGAGGGCGTGTGATCGAACGCGCCGCCCTGCTGGAGCTCCATGCGAAGCTGATCGAGGTGCCTTCGGTCTCGCACCATGAAGGGGCGATCGCGGACTTCGTTCAAGCGCGGCTCGAAAGGACGGGGGTGCGCGTCTGGCGGGTCGGCGACAACGTGATCGCCAGCGGGTCGGAAAGGCCGCCCAAGCTGCTCCTCAACTCCCACCTGGACACCGTCCCGCCGAACGAAGGCTGGGCTCGCGACCCGTTCGTCGCCCAGCGCGAGGGGGGCAGGGTCTATGGGCTCGGCTCGAACGACACGAAAGGTTCGGTCGCGGCGATGGTCTTGGCGTTCGAAGCGGCGGTGGCCCTCGGCCTTGACGAGGTCGCCGTGATGCTGGTGCCGGAAGAAGAGACGGGCGGCAAAGGGACCGAGACCGCCTGGCCCTACGTCCGCGACGAACTTGGCTGGCGGCCGGAGGGGGTGCTGGTCGGCGAGCCGACCGAGATGCAGCCCGCCGTCTCCCAGAGCGGACTGGTGGTGCTAGAGCTCATCGCGCGGGGTGAGGCGTGCCATGCGGCCAACGCCACCGCGAACCCGCT carries:
- a CDS encoding SMC family ATPase, whose translation is MRPVRLEIEGFASFKERTVIDFDGVELFALTGPTGAGKSSILDAIVFSLYGSVPRYDRKAVMPVITQGKLEAKVRLDFSVGEEQFSIARRVRRAGNPTCSFEKEGQAIAAGIRDVQPEIERVIGLTFDQFTKCVLLPQGAFARFLHDSGAERNELLRKLMSLEIYSQLRHRAVNRANCLRSALQLKQGELQGIGDFSSAGLKAAEERSAVLTDLFDRVDLSWKKIEDLERERLRARSEATAAGKDLELLGKVAIPPEVTAISETIARAQTNLEVATKNVAAARETVTKNQEIRDRLPPIDSLKTQIGSYEKLTTSEADLKKLEREVSAATEARDGAVAKEKAASERLDACRTKFELIKTSHQGFTVAKRLSVGDPCPVCGGSFERCPTEEPEDYKTAQEEAKAAEEEHGKIFKAVVEAESQVKSRSGLLTQKQGEVRAQLEEISSLPGIADLKAALADAERAQEACDVAQRALVQALEDEGTRRAELETARSAATIVASQLTETKQSLVHLNPPSDLPDDPAKGWQNLHDWAKTTTERVETRATDALTLATESEMQREALEKGLCEEAAKVGVLPDDRNIRDCCMEALSSAKQHLTNYGASLERAKAIRNEIKELEADERVYRKLSEHLKTNRFETWLLNRSFRELCDLASVKLCELSMGQYSLGVTDANDFQIIDHANADERRSVKSLSGGETFLASLSLALALAEGVSSRSATGARLESLFLDEGFGTLDSETLETVAGAVEELGSKGRMIGVVTHVRDFAERLPVRFEVRKDTGGSKVERVQV
- the argG gene encoding argininosuccinate synthase, coding for MKVALAYSGGLDTTWCIPVLRDAGFEVVTVTVDVGGLTLEDLQEAATRSKKLGVKEHVVVEAAEAFFDEIVRYLIAGNVLRGGSYPLCVGAERALQAREVAKIAREAGAQAVAHGCTAAGNDQFRFETALRTLAPELDVLAPVRDKAPSRGDQVALLGRLGLEFPAGKAKYSINSGLWGVTIGGEETTGTERSIPEEAWQRTRGAFESAKPPTNHRVRFHEGVPDALDGRAMSPVRLIGELDALAASYGIGRGIHLGETILGIKGRVAFEAPAATVLVTAHRELEKLTLTKRQQSLKDLVGAFYGEWVHEGLFTEPAARQAEALFRESQRHVTGEVSFELRPGSLFVTGVNSPHSMHAASRAVYGEAAGEWTPEDAKGFARLHGLSGILFSRSEGAS
- the argC gene encoding N-acetyl-gamma-glutamyl-phosphate reductase, whose translation is MLKKTIPSIVLGGAGYVAGEMLGLLLNHPSFFVETVVSSTHQGERVDCVFPHLTGVAGDQVFAEIDSCAERLQGKRQVALFSALPHGESAKILDQVIGQSPAVRVLDVSADFRFSDPDQYERIYGRPHPAPDLLKRFTCALPDLARGDVGDLVSHPGCFSTGISLGLAGLREGDWIEPEVQVSAVTGSTGAGRQLGPGTHHPHRQSSMWAYQPLHHRHQPEVETLLPGLKVAFVPHSGPFSRGIHSTIFARLKRRASAEELADALAEYYASTPFVKVSTQMPTLKEVVGTNRCHLGVAVADGQLVVTSVIDNLVKGAAGGAVQWMNRLFSLDEKEGLVNAVPGWI
- a CDS encoding aminotransferase class III-fold pyridoxal phosphate-dependent enzyme, whose translation is MPFLAGSEPELSVYTRLPVTLVRGHGCRVWDDQGKEYVDFYGGHAVAALGYGHPALVSAIQAQVAELLFQTNAVDLAIRGEALAKLVETAPPHLRRAFLVNSGAEAVEAALRLAFLKTGRTRVTALRGAFHGRTAAAAAITDGNDTWYGFPNAPFAVDWVGPEDFDRLDDVLTEETAAFIFEPVQGVAGAVDLSPGFLRQAARLSAERGALLIADEVQTGIGRTGTLYAVEQLGVAPDLLTTAKGLGGGFPVSALLTTDEVGRVAKPGSLGTTFGGGPVACAAMKAVLETVSEPAFLAGVRERSAKLRMGCLYAGARRVTGMGFLLGAHVGRPVKDVRAALLERGFLTGDAKDPQVLRLLPPLTVSLEEIDAFCSALGEVLA
- a CDS encoding N-acetylornithine carbamoyltransferase produces the protein MRHFLSLADFSREEVQGLVDLARALKREPVGERLLRKVVGLLFMNPSLRTLASFQAGVGQQGGTSFVVQPGAGSWTLELEDGAVMDGSAVEHVREAIPVLASYCDILGVRSFADQADLSADLADARMRRFADLSPKPLINMESASDHPCQALADWTTLDELGVPPDGHFVLSWAWHPKPLPYAVPAAALRMAAQRGMRVTVLCPDGYALPEDLTNAAASLGAREVRTVHEVGEGMRGAHVLYCKSWCSPEFYGRPTEEAGHRAGLRDWCVKESWFETAHESAKFMHCLPVRRNVKVADEVLDGPRSAVLQQAENRLHAQKSVMVSIVQGSGPWS
- the argB gene encoding acetylglutamate kinase, whose amino-acid sequence is MELISVQGLRAALPYIRKFSGSLFVFKLGGEALESTKPLDSIVEQLTLLHQLGIRFVVVHGGGSQSTELLGRLGVASEFVDGRRVTSAEAIKGMVMSLNGTARTAILSSCRRHRLPAIGLSGIDAAIIRAEKRPPTTATSGAPVDYGFVGDVLEVDPAPLRHLLDAGIVPIVSCLAADDAGTVLNINADTVASALAVSLRAAKLIVLMKPRGVLQDVSDPLSLLSELTLAELKGLETDQRLNGGMLPKAKAIEAAILGGVGTVHLISYEVPDSIMVEVFTNEGCGTMVVAGEGV
- a CDS encoding M20/M25/M40 family metallo-hydrolase gives rise to the protein MIERAALLELHAKLIEVPSVSHHEGAIADFVQARLERTGVRVWRVGDNVIASGSERPPKLLLNSHLDTVPPNEGWARDPFVAQREGGRVYGLGSNDTKGSVAAMVLAFEAAVALGLDEVAVMLVPEEETGGKGTETAWPYVRDELGWRPEGVLVGEPTEMQPAVSQSGLVVLELIARGEACHAANATANPLFTLARDLGRIEGLGGQPTVVTGSTARNQVPGLASAYVDFRTEPGVSHEELVGRICGETECEVRVVSTRLTPYACPADCALLTAIDQAIGGKRFHSRTMSDLVYFSGCNAVKIGPGVSARSHTADEYILEEEVVQGAAGYLAIIREFLR